The following are encoded in a window of Artemia franciscana chromosome 5, ASM3288406v1, whole genome shotgun sequence genomic DNA:
- the LOC136027467 gene encoding spermatogenesis-associated protein 22-like isoform X2, whose translation MLQDYQFYNNGSLKDSRANLISRVDRQTNALGTSYSGMGPQFIPTQPSPANSFRRPQPRINFSKADPRANLLAAQKSGFTPQKFQGTQKNPLHDQFEIIQPACQNSNDGMPDDYVLDQFEAMISMAKGRGVKRNLGLQSKTLPDSRNAPERKILCENIQFAIDTDLMNNRSVISRQISTMNKSTGNYQIKDTKSQIGQTFTSDCNSVNITKSENVRRDSDGGTEKSPVKKKRSTPSDVRVLTSGVSKAMEWSNKKPKNCVLVFEIFGILSKTVPIISDADPFKFLLIDFSNGNVGIRGVYYPIDRKAPEIPVGTDIRCVGRFVGRVFQCFSVRRAEEGIRKVLPRLQFMSMRCVSKLRD comes from the coding sequence ATGGCTCCTTGAAAGATTCTAGGGCTAATCTTATATCCAGagtagacagacagaccaacgcGCTAGGTACTTCTTATTCAGGAATGGGGCCACAGTTTATTCCAACTCAGCCTAGTCCTGCTAATAGTTTTAGAAGGCCACAGCCGAGGATAAATTTCAGCAAAGCAGACCCACGAGCTAATTTATTAGCTGCTCAAAAATCTGGCTTTACACCTCAAAAATTTCAAGGAACGCAGAAGAATCCACTTCATGATCAATTTGAAATTATTCAGCCAGCTTGTCAGAATTCAAATGATGGGATGCCTGATGATTATGTTTTGGATCAGTTTGAAGCTATGATTTCAATGGCTAAAGGGCGAGGAGTTAAGCGAAACCTTGGGCTTCAGAGCAAAACTCTACCAGATAGCCGCAATGCTCCTGAAAGGAAGATACTTTGTGAGAATATTCAGTTTGCCATAGATACCGACCTAATGAACAATAGAAGCGTTATTTCTAGACAAATTTCGACTATGAACAAAAGCACTGGGAACTATCAAATAAAAGATACGAAATCTCAAATAGGCCAAACTTTTACAAGTGACTGTAACAGTGTTAATATAACTAAAAGTGAAAATGTTAGACGTGACTCTGATGGAGGAACAGAGAAATCGCCTGTGAAAAAGAAACGAAGCACTCCGTCTGACGTAAGAGTTCTTACTTCCGGAGTATCAAAAGCCATGGAATGGAGTAACAAAAAGCCAAAGAATTGTGTATTAGTCTTTGAAATATTCGGTATACTCTCAAAAACTGTGCCAATTATCTCAGATGCTGATCCTTTCAAGTTTCTGTTGATCGACTTTTCAAATGGTAATGTTGGAATTCGTGGTGTGTATTATCCAATTGACAGAAAAGCTCCGGAAATACCAGTTGGTACAGATATTCGGTGTGTTGGAAGGTTTGTGGGTCgtgtttttcagtgtttttctgTTCGTAGAGCTGAGGAAGGAATTAGAAAGGTTTTGCCTCGTTTGCAGTTTATGTCAATGAGGTGTGTTTCTAAGCTTCGTGATtaa
- the LOC136027467 gene encoding spermatogenesis-associated protein 22-like isoform X1 yields the protein MSMLQDYQFYNNGSLKDSRANLISRVDRQTNALGTSYSGMGPQFIPTQPSPANSFRRPQPRINFSKADPRANLLAAQKSGFTPQKFQGTQKNPLHDQFEIIQPACQNSNDGMPDDYVLDQFEAMISMAKGRGVKRNLGLQSKTLPDSRNAPERKILCENIQFAIDTDLMNNRSVISRQISTMNKSTGNYQIKDTKSQIGQTFTSDCNSVNITKSENVRRDSDGGTEKSPVKKKRSTPSDVRVLTSGVSKAMEWSNKKPKNCVLVFEIFGILSKTVPIISDADPFKFLLIDFSNGNVGIRGVYYPIDRKAPEIPVGTDIRCVGRFVGRVFQCFSVRRAEEGIRKVLPRLQFMSMRCVSKLRD from the coding sequence ATGGCTCCTTGAAAGATTCTAGGGCTAATCTTATATCCAGagtagacagacagaccaacgcGCTAGGTACTTCTTATTCAGGAATGGGGCCACAGTTTATTCCAACTCAGCCTAGTCCTGCTAATAGTTTTAGAAGGCCACAGCCGAGGATAAATTTCAGCAAAGCAGACCCACGAGCTAATTTATTAGCTGCTCAAAAATCTGGCTTTACACCTCAAAAATTTCAAGGAACGCAGAAGAATCCACTTCATGATCAATTTGAAATTATTCAGCCAGCTTGTCAGAATTCAAATGATGGGATGCCTGATGATTATGTTTTGGATCAGTTTGAAGCTATGATTTCAATGGCTAAAGGGCGAGGAGTTAAGCGAAACCTTGGGCTTCAGAGCAAAACTCTACCAGATAGCCGCAATGCTCCTGAAAGGAAGATACTTTGTGAGAATATTCAGTTTGCCATAGATACCGACCTAATGAACAATAGAAGCGTTATTTCTAGACAAATTTCGACTATGAACAAAAGCACTGGGAACTATCAAATAAAAGATACGAAATCTCAAATAGGCCAAACTTTTACAAGTGACTGTAACAGTGTTAATATAACTAAAAGTGAAAATGTTAGACGTGACTCTGATGGAGGAACAGAGAAATCGCCTGTGAAAAAGAAACGAAGCACTCCGTCTGACGTAAGAGTTCTTACTTCCGGAGTATCAAAAGCCATGGAATGGAGTAACAAAAAGCCAAAGAATTGTGTATTAGTCTTTGAAATATTCGGTATACTCTCAAAAACTGTGCCAATTATCTCAGATGCTGATCCTTTCAAGTTTCTGTTGATCGACTTTTCAAATGGTAATGTTGGAATTCGTGGTGTGTATTATCCAATTGACAGAAAAGCTCCGGAAATACCAGTTGGTACAGATATTCGGTGTGTTGGAAGGTTTGTGGGTCgtgtttttcagtgtttttctgTTCGTAGAGCTGAGGAAGGAATTAGAAAGGTTTTGCCTCGTTTGCAGTTTATGTCAATGAGGTGTGTTTCTAAGCTTCGTGATtaa